A stretch of the Vibrio sp. SS-MA-C1-2 genome encodes the following:
- a CDS encoding amino acid ABC transporter ATP-binding protein: protein MLDESLSHSQPVINFQSVDKWFGQYQALKQIDLSVNKGEKLVICGPSGSGKSTLIRCINGLEKYNNGEIGVNGQPLTKQHLNTIRGSVGMVFQHFNLFPHLTILENLTLAPRRKLKLTKDDAEKLAMHYLERVHIAQQANKYPSQLSGGQQQRVAIARSLCMKPDILLFDEPTSALDPEMISEVLDVICELAEDGMTMVIVTHEMGFARRIADRVVFMDQGEIVEVAPPSELFDSPKAARTQKFLQQILSY, encoded by the coding sequence GATAAATGGTTTGGGCAATACCAAGCATTAAAACAGATTGACCTCTCCGTAAATAAAGGAGAAAAGTTAGTAATATGTGGTCCATCAGGATCAGGGAAATCAACCCTAATTCGTTGCATTAATGGCTTAGAAAAATATAACAATGGCGAGATTGGAGTTAATGGCCAACCGCTAACAAAGCAACATTTAAATACTATCCGAGGCTCTGTCGGTATGGTATTCCAACATTTCAATCTTTTCCCTCATCTAACCATTTTAGAAAATTTGACCTTAGCGCCACGACGAAAACTAAAATTAACCAAAGATGATGCTGAAAAATTAGCAATGCACTATTTAGAGCGAGTTCATATTGCACAGCAAGCCAATAAATATCCATCTCAACTATCTGGTGGTCAACAACAGCGTGTTGCTATTGCTCGTTCTCTTTGTATGAAGCCTGATATTCTACTGTTTGACGAACCAACATCTGCCTTAGATCCTGAAATGATCAGTGAAGTATTAGATGTCATTTGTGAACTCGCAGAAGATGGCATGACCATGGTGATAGTAACCCATGAAATGGGGTTTGCTCGTCGTATCGCTGATCGTGTCGTTTTCATGGATCAAGGTGAAATTGTTGAAGTTGCTCCTCCTAGCGAGCTTTTTGATTCCCCTAAAGCTGCAAGAACCCAAAAGTTTTTGCAACAGATCTTGAGCTACTAA
- a CDS encoding amino acid ABC transporter permease yields the protein MSRLTTSYRIVKPVLMALLQITVVGLGLSWVLIQGAEQMNYQWQWYRIPQYLWFKEDGEWYLAELLQGLLVTLEVSAWAMVFTVVIALVTALLARSHSIVGRTLALIYVELVRNTPLLVQIYLLYFVLGPVLGLDRSSTAILALALFQGAYTAEIFRAGLMGVPKGQHEACESLGLSKVDSYRFIILPQALRRIIPPLTNEMVSLIKNSSIVSVMAIFDLTTEGKNIVADTAMPFEVWFSVAGIYLCITLLLSALAAYLEYRLNRPLR from the coding sequence ATGAGTAGGCTAACGACCAGTTATCGAATCGTAAAACCTGTATTAATGGCACTGCTACAAATCACGGTCGTTGGATTGGGACTGAGCTGGGTCTTAATCCAAGGTGCAGAGCAAATGAACTATCAATGGCAATGGTATCGTATTCCACAATATCTTTGGTTTAAAGAAGATGGTGAATGGTACCTTGCGGAGTTGTTACAAGGTTTACTCGTCACCCTTGAAGTATCAGCTTGGGCAATGGTTTTCACTGTCGTTATCGCCTTAGTTACCGCCCTACTCGCCCGTTCTCACTCGATTGTTGGCAGAACGTTAGCGCTTATTTATGTCGAATTAGTGCGAAACACCCCATTATTAGTACAAATTTATCTGCTTTATTTTGTCTTAGGGCCAGTATTAGGGCTCGATCGTAGTAGTACCGCGATTCTAGCGTTAGCCCTTTTTCAAGGCGCATACACCGCTGAAATTTTTCGAGCCGGTTTAATGGGCGTACCCAAAGGACAACATGAAGCATGTGAGAGTTTAGGGTTATCAAAAGTCGACAGTTATCGTTTTATTATTTTACCGCAAGCATTACGTCGAATTATTCCACCTCTCACCAATGAGATGGTGTCATTAATTAAAAACTCATCGATTGTCAGTGTGATGGCGATTTTTGATTTAACTACAGAAGGAAAAAATATTGTCGCAGATACCGCGATGCCTTTTGAGGTCTGGTTTTCTGTTGCAGGGATCTACCTTTGCATCACATTATTACTCTCTGCATTAGCAGCTTACTTAGAGTACCGATTAAATCGTCCTCTACGTTAA
- a CDS encoding transporter substrate-binding domain-containing protein: protein MKKLITLISLLMTLLLSPITSANTLNEIKERGTLRVGLSTFVPWAMRDKHGELIGFEVEVAKRLAEDSGLKVEFIPTAWDGMIPALLAGKFDVIIGGMSITPQRNLSVLFTHPYSHSGVQMAANKSLAGDKATIADYNKRSVTLVVRRGATTVQTAKKYFPKAKLRQFDDDAQAFQEVLNGNAEAVLATSPKPEQMALEYPEKLYLPLTTRLSRGSEAFAVRQGEHDLLNYFNNWILLREEDGWLKERHDYWFTTLDWQDQIQAGQ, encoded by the coding sequence ATGAAAAAACTCATCACCCTCATTTCACTGCTGATGACACTCTTGCTGTCACCGATCACCAGTGCCAATACTCTCAATGAGATCAAAGAACGCGGCACCTTACGTGTTGGACTTTCCACCTTTGTTCCTTGGGCGATGCGCGATAAACATGGGGAATTAATCGGCTTTGAAGTCGAAGTTGCAAAGCGATTAGCCGAAGATAGTGGCTTAAAAGTTGAGTTTATTCCAACGGCCTGGGATGGCATGATCCCAGCATTATTGGCTGGAAAGTTTGATGTGATTATTGGTGGTATGTCTATTACGCCTCAACGTAACTTAAGCGTTTTATTTACCCACCCATATTCACACTCAGGCGTCCAAATGGCGGCAAATAAGTCTCTTGCTGGGGATAAAGCCACCATTGCCGATTATAACAAACGCAGTGTGACTCTGGTTGTTCGTCGTGGAGCAACGACCGTTCAAACAGCGAAAAAATACTTCCCTAAAGCGAAATTACGTCAATTTGATGATGATGCACAAGCATTCCAAGAAGTATTAAATGGTAATGCTGAAGCCGTATTAGCAACGTCACCAAAACCCGAGCAAATGGCGCTAGAGTATCCAGAAAAGCTTTACTTACCGTTAACGACACGTCTGAGCCGTGGTTCTGAAGCCTTTGCTGTACGTCAAGGTGAGCACGATCTATTAAACTACTTCAACAACTGGATCTTACTTCGTGAAGAAGATGGTTGGTTAAAAGAACGCCATGATTACTGGTTTACAACGTTAGACTGGCAGGATCAGATCCAAGCTGGACAATAA
- a CDS encoding amino acid ABC transporter permease: protein MSNPTTKRSFRISLNKLDLILIGLLIAASIWLYGRIEYGMTYNWRWEQAFNTLFYSSHEGATPYFIQGVIATLRLSLWGIIFSAILGLLLALARRSTNQLFTFPAQCYIQLVRNIPPLVFVFIFYFFISSQLIPAIGLSDLLRNNQSINGLQQFLFGERRLWENLISGVLCVGLISAAYIAEIIRSGIESIDKGQWEAADSLGLSTIDKQRFIILPQAFKATLPPLAGQFISLVKDSSIISLISIQELTFVGSEIANSSGLIFETWILVGLVYFVLCFSLSMLFRGLEKYNHKSER from the coding sequence ATGAGTAATCCGACAACAAAGAGATCCTTCAGGATCTCTTTGAATAAACTTGATCTTATTTTAATTGGCCTGTTGATTGCGGCATCGATCTGGTTATATGGTCGTATCGAATATGGTATGACCTATAACTGGCGCTGGGAGCAAGCGTTTAACACCCTTTTTTATTCGTCTCATGAAGGGGCAACGCCCTATTTTATTCAAGGGGTTATTGCGACCTTACGTTTAAGTTTATGGGGGATCATTTTCTCTGCGATATTAGGTCTGTTGTTAGCGTTAGCTCGTCGTTCTACTAATCAACTGTTCACTTTTCCTGCTCAATGTTATATCCAGTTGGTACGCAATATTCCACCATTGGTTTTTGTTTTTATCTTTTACTTTTTTATTTCCAGTCAGTTAATTCCTGCCATTGGTTTAAGCGATCTATTGCGTAATAACCAATCCATTAATGGACTTCAACAGTTTTTATTTGGTGAACGCCGACTATGGGAGAATCTGATCTCTGGCGTACTTTGCGTTGGCTTAATTTCCGCCGCTTACATTGCTGAAATTATTCGCTCAGGAATAGAAAGTATTGATAAAGGACAATGGGAAGCGGCAGATTCTCTTGGCTTGTCTACAATTGATAAACAGCGTTTTATTATCCTGCCTCAAGCGTTTAAAGCGACATTACCTCCGCTTGCTGGTCAATTTATCTCATTAGTGAAAGACTCTTCGATTATCTCTTTAATCTCAATTCAAGAATTAACCTTTGTGGGATCGGAGATCGCTAACTCTTCAGGTTTAATTTTTGAGACTTGGATTTTAGTAGGATTGGTTTACTTTGTACTCTGTTTTTCACTTTCCATGCTATTTCGCGGTTTAGAAAAATATAACCATAAAAGTGAGCGATAA
- a CDS encoding BamA/TamA family outer membrane protein — translation MTNNRAIKIGRQLACYSLSLTFYFFSFSFSSLASIDKKNYLLAPQLTNGPKMGFSGGAVAAYLKKFDPESPPSMFGVTGTYSNTDSYMGALFAKTYWDSNRRWLTAAYLNAEIKNDYNNFSFDGSPNTSLSSTQDVQVGFLRYQQEFKRSGWYMGGHIMYVENYPSYIDIHDISNSDQLLSQYGFTDKQDNVGIGLDLTYDTRDNIYDPKKGSFFNFVYTHYDENFGGDYTFNSYKFNYTNIHSFNTNALIATNTSWLYNPDSPPTSQATLQRYRGYTSGEARGESAWIGQTEFRYKVWQKISVATFAGLATVTNEFDDLGHSDNWYPMVGAGMRYLIKPKQKIVLRLDYAQGKSGDHGLYLKIGQPF, via the coding sequence ATGACAAACAACAGAGCAATAAAAATAGGCCGACAACTGGCTTGTTACTCCCTCAGTTTGACCTTTTATTTTTTCTCTTTCTCTTTCTCTTCATTAGCAAGCATTGATAAAAAGAATTATCTACTTGCTCCTCAATTGACCAATGGCCCTAAAATGGGCTTCTCTGGTGGTGCGGTCGCCGCCTATTTAAAAAAGTTTGATCCTGAATCGCCACCTTCAATGTTTGGTGTGACTGGGACTTACTCGAATACTGACTCTTATATGGGCGCGCTTTTTGCAAAAACCTATTGGGACAGTAATCGTCGATGGTTAACGGCTGCGTACCTTAATGCTGAAATCAAAAATGATTATAATAACTTTTCTTTTGATGGATCACCAAACACCAGTCTCTCTTCGACTCAAGATGTTCAAGTTGGCTTTCTTCGTTATCAGCAAGAATTTAAACGCTCGGGCTGGTATATGGGAGGACACATCATGTATGTCGAAAATTATCCGAGCTACATTGATATCCATGATATATCTAATAGTGACCAGTTATTGAGTCAATATGGTTTTACCGATAAACAGGATAATGTGGGTATTGGACTCGATTTGACTTATGACACTCGTGACAATATTTATGATCCTAAAAAAGGGTCATTTTTTAACTTTGTTTATACCCATTATGATGAGAACTTTGGTGGAGATTACACCTTTAACTCATATAAATTTAACTACACCAATATCCATTCATTTAATACTAATGCATTGATCGCAACCAATACCTCATGGCTCTATAATCCAGACTCTCCACCCACTTCTCAAGCAACACTTCAACGTTATCGTGGTTATACATCGGGTGAGGCGCGAGGGGAGTCAGCATGGATAGGCCAGACAGAGTTCCGTTATAAAGTGTGGCAAAAGATTAGCGTGGCGACGTTTGCTGGCTTAGCGACGGTGACAAATGAGTTTGATGATTTAGGCCACAGTGATAATTGGTATCCGATGGTAGGGGCAGGAATGCGTTATCTTATTAAACCAAAGCAGAAAATTGTATTACGCCTTGATTATGCTCAAGGAAAATCAGGGGATCATGGGCTTTACCTTAAAATTGGTCAGCCTTTTTAA
- a CDS encoding OmpP1/FadL family transporter, which translates to MPRTRNYKYAAFAGLLLSSPSFANVLLVNELGMLGTSTAGAGMAATADTAVTAYSNPAGMGYFNKAAITGNLGYLNLKIKYDDDNDPANDVSDAGENMPYGSFYYTQPINDRFVFGVSLASQGGSALDYGNNWVGSRIGTTVDLKTVQLNPAFSYKINDHLFFGAGFSIEYMSVEEKLGTQSNDKMAKLSGDDVGYGGNVGLLYVINDKNRIGFTYRSKIKHSVDSDIDVGDQSLPANVDLDLVDQVKLSGVHGLTHRFDLLWTVGVEFWSGEPNTNITVDGLGQPYEIKRELNDVYQFSLGGRYQITDKLRFEMGGAMKQALKTVQNILMRIFLFQM; encoded by the coding sequence ATGCCACGAACGAGAAATTATAAATATGCAGCATTTGCGGGACTTCTTTTATCTTCCCCTTCTTTCGCAAATGTTCTGTTAGTTAATGAATTAGGCATGTTGGGCACATCTACTGCTGGAGCTGGTATGGCAGCAACAGCAGATACGGCAGTGACGGCCTATTCAAATCCAGCCGGTATGGGGTATTTTAATAAAGCGGCAATCACGGGTAACTTAGGGTATTTAAACCTTAAGATTAAATATGATGATGATAATGATCCGGCAAATGATGTTTCAGATGCCGGTGAAAATATGCCTTACGGTTCTTTTTATTATACTCAACCCATTAATGACCGTTTTGTTTTTGGTGTTTCTCTCGCTTCTCAAGGTGGTAGTGCATTAGATTATGGTAACAATTGGGTTGGCTCTCGAATCGGAACGACTGTGGATTTAAAAACAGTCCAACTAAACCCTGCATTTAGTTATAAAATTAATGATCACTTGTTCTTTGGTGCTGGTTTCTCGATAGAGTATATGTCGGTAGAAGAGAAATTAGGGACACAAAGTAATGATAAAATGGCAAAACTGAGCGGTGATGATGTCGGCTATGGTGGTAATGTTGGCCTGCTGTATGTGATCAATGATAAAAACCGCATTGGTTTTACTTATCGTTCTAAAATAAAGCACAGTGTTGATTCTGACATTGATGTTGGTGATCAATCGCTTCCTGCGAATGTTGATCTAGATTTAGTCGACCAAGTGAAATTGTCTGGTGTGCATGGGTTAACTCATCGATTTGATCTACTATGGACAGTCGGTGTTGAATTTTGGAGTGGAGAACCCAACACCAATATTACCGTTGATGGTTTAGGTCAGCCTTATGAGATCAAGCGTGAATTAAATGATGTTTATCAGTTCTCTTTGGGTGGTCGTTATCAAATTACTGATAAATTACGTTTTGAAATGGGGGGCGCTATGAAACAAGCCCTCAAGACAGTGCAGAACATACTTATGCGGATATTCCTGTTTCAGATGTGA